The sequence TGACGAGTAGAATAACGGCAGAGAAGCATGCCCATGTTAAGCAGACATCCAAGAATCGCAATGGAAGGCCTGGCCTTAAATTTCATGACCTTCCAGAGGTATCTTAGTTTTGCCTTTCGACTTGACGCTCAGGGTAAATTGATTTCTCTACTTAAACTTGTCTTCTCCTTTTGCTCAAGGATGTACTGTGCACGATTTTATCCAAATTACCTGCAAAAGAGGCTGTTCGGACCAGTGTTTTGTCGAGTGACTGGAGATGTACATGGACAGCTTGCCCCAGACTAAGCTTTGGTGGCGATGATGTAAGTAAGAATGCGAAAAGGAAACACCAGCACACCCAGATGTTCATCGACCGCGTTAATGCGGTTTTGACCAAGCACAGCGGCAGGGCTGTTGACCAACTTGAGATTAAATTTATATTTGAGACCAAGCTTGCCGATCACCTCAACAATTGGATTAGATTTGCTATGTCAGCCCACACAGAGAGTCTAGCTTTTGATTTGGCGCCACCTAACAATTTCCCGGACTATGGGGATCATTACAGATTCCCATTTGAACAATTTACAGACAACAAAAGTGTATCCTGCCTAGCCTGTCTTCAACTCAGCTTTGTACGTTTCGAACCACCTCCTACCGGTTTCATAGGTTTCCCAAACCTAAGAAAGCTTCATCTTCATGTAGTCAAGACCACTAGGCAGGATCTCGAGAGTGTCTTGTGCAGTTGCGTTAATCTTGAGTGGCTGAGCTTACTCAGATGCCATCTCAAGGATGAAATGAAGGTGGTTCTACGGCCATTATCCCACCTGCGGTACTTGCATGTCGTGCACTGCGATATAACCAAGATAGAGTTCGATGCTCCAAATCTCTCCACCTTTGTTTATGATGGACCATACAGGCCTATTACCCTCCATCATGCTACGAAACTGGAAAATGTAAGATTTTGGTTCCGCGGTGCAGTTTTTCAGCATGCTACCGCTTCACTCCTCAATGGGCTACCAGATGTACAAAACCTGACATTGCAACTTGGATCGCAACGGCTAGAGGTATTTTATATTGTGACAACATTCGAGTTATGGTTTAGTTTGTGCTGCCAATCTTGCAATAATGCTTGCTGTTTTATCTTTCAGAGCCGGTGGACGTTAAATAGCCCTCGGATGTTTTGTCACCTCAGGCATGCGCAGATACTTTTGATTATACATCGTGAAGATAGTGACAAAATCCTCTACTTAGTTTCTTTTCTGAGGGTTGCTCCATTCATTGAGAGGTTGGAAGTACATGTGAGTAATATTCTCAATcgttttttattttcctttgcaAGGTATTATTTTCAACCTGCATGTAGGTGGCAGCAGGAAACCCTACTAATCTTGATGACTTATGCAGTTTCATGGCCTTTATACTTTGTGGTTTGCAACCGATGGACCTTCGAGACAAGAAATACCGCCGTGTGAAGATAAATATGTGAATCTGAAGGACGTGCGTGTTACAGGATTCAAAGGGGCAAGAGGCCAAGCTGAATTCCTCATGCATGCCGTTGAAAATGCTCCTGCAATAGAGGCCGTAACTGTAGATACAGCTCAAAAGCTAACTGATGCTTGGGATCCAGACGAACCAACCCCTAGCCTAGATAGTGCCGCTCTTGATATGGTTAGAGGCCCTCTCCTTAAGAGACTCCCACCGAATGCAAAACTTTCACTTATTTAAGCTAGAACTGTATTTTTTTTTGTATATATGTAGCTCCCGGAAGTAGATTAAATCTTACATTTAATTTCTCTTTAATTGTTATACTGAGAGCAGCGTTGATTTACCCTTTTACGAGTCCGGGTgctgcttgttttctttatggctGATTCATTTCGGTATACAAAGGGGAAAGTAGCAACAGGAGAGAATAACTACAACTACGAGTTTTTGGCTAGGAAAGTAGCCTTTGTACCTGCTCTTCAAGTGGTAGCCGTCTACAAATATTATTGGCCCTGCATCCCTTAAAAAACCCTGTCTTGCCTTTGAAAGCAGGTCCTCCTCCTTGACCTTTGTAGTGCAGACGGCGAATTTGCTATCAGGGTTGTTCGTTCTCAGTTCTTGGTCATAGTTTCGTAACTGGTTGTACTGTTGTGCTTCATTTCCATGGATTATATCAAGTGCCGCCTTCCTTGCCATGCCTAGTTTCATTTTGTTAGGCAACAACTTGAACTCTCTCTGCAATTTCTTCTTAAATGTTGTTAAGTGTCTATCTTCTGATTATCTCTGAACTCCTCAATAAATCCGTGTGCAAGAATTTTAACAGGTGAGACACTTTGAATAAATTACCTTTTGACGTGTGTGTGCGCCGTTGTACTGCCCTTTGAAGCTTTCAGCAACCAAGGGCATCCTTGTGAACACAGTACAACCTCATTTCTAGGTTTAAAAATCTTAACTATGTTCCTCACAGTGTAGGCATTCAGTGTCATCCTTAGTTCTTTCATTTCACCAAATACCAAACCAACCCTGAACATTGGATTGCATGTCACCTTCTGCATTGTAGGCCCTGAATCTCTAGTAGTACGTTTTTTCAAATTCTGCTTTGGATAGATtcagatcatcatcatcatcatcatccaaagGACCATCTTCTTCTACATATCATTCCTTCTCATTGTTATCACCTACTTCTGCATCTACTTTCTCAAGGAACAAATCCTCATCCAGatcttccatatcataatcacTCTCATAGAAATCAAAGTCTGTTTGCTCTCCTTGCTCTACATCCTCTGTTTGCTCTCCCTTCTCTGCTTACCTCTCCCTGCTTTGCTTCCTCTTATTGGTTTGCAACATTGCCTCCTCCACAGATGACCCCTCTCCAACCTCACAATACCTTGTATTTCTTAGGAGTAATTACCATTGGCAGCTGGGGCATCCACTGATGATCACATCATCATATAGTGTCCTGATACTATTGTTCTCATCCACAAGTATCGCGAAGTCTTTCATTCTTTGCTTGCATTGATCGTACCATCAGTTGCTTCATTACTATCTACACAGATCAGTCCATCTATAATATCATTTCCTGGCAGGGACCAGTACACTTGAAGATCAGGAAAGCCAATTGAGTAAATCCAACTTGTCCAAGCAAAACTTCACCATTTGTAAAGACCATGTATCAAGATGATAATACTCAAATATAGAATAAATGTTGCTAACATCTCAcatgtttgttggaaatatgccctagatgtaATAATAATTATATTCCTAAGTTTATGATTAATGTTTATGTTCTATGCTATAACTGCCATGACTCTCGAGTATGTGATAACCATGTTAATGTATGCACAATTCCTTACGCCGTGAGAGTATCTTGTCACTTCATACTGGACGATTTGCACATTGAGGTTGTTCCAACGTCAACCGTAACAGGGTgattgtagcgaccacgatcccaatggaccgaagtctctatgcttaagtgtcatccctgaatcggtaatgctgacacacacagtactcgaggaattataacagagtttaatcacacacttattatatcgagGTCCTCAAAAAGAATATGattacacaaataatatggctgaaggccatcaaAACTAAATAaccgcggaagcttcgaaggtaaatgagtccatcaactccaacggcatagctgagtgcatgacaacgacctatcacaccttattcttcgtttgaaaagtctgcaacatgagacgttgcagctgtgtaggtcagcacattgaatatgctggcagagttacaaaGTAAAGCAacgaatgcaagaactatatctacatgcaatatttggctggtgggggCTCTAAGTTTaaggttttgcataaagctagtttttccctacaacaaaggaataaatttatttactactcccaagttgtaccaatatttgagaaggttcctccaactcaaatcccaattaaacaagtatcatcattaaacccaattcaattaattttagagtgatgagatcaacaataatatccaattccagatactcaagatgtccatagccggggacacggctaaccatgattagtttatacactctgcagaggtttgcacacttttccccacaagactcgaccgcatccatgatcggaagatcgagacatagtctttctgaagcattaactctctactccgggcagaccggtacacatactttcccttacatctgctagtccacctcttcgagagctcatacaacttactcaactacgctagagcccataatggcttgtggctgcacaagaaAGTTTCTatgcatgaaatatcatatgatccctttgagcctaggtggcgaaccgaggaaaaaaatcacacgggtactccaggatttcccAAACGGGCTAGCACTGGATTCAcgaggtgccccaaccaatccacccagatgtgtattaaagttgccaccttaatgttatccaagattaataactctcacaacttccatgtgtatcacgatccaatccccgtctacgtgcatggctaagcaataatcgagcataacatatattcctggggtgatcaagggtattaggttcctacctcaagtactacaaccaaaccacatgttcccaatcctactcatgcaaatatttgagggacacaactaatgcatagtaaaaactgggtatagaaaagtatgatcaaagtgtaacttgccttgctgatgatcggaaaactctagagattcgtagtaacaagcttcgcactcaggtaatctagcatagacaaacagtagcatacataagcaatcaatcaaccgaaacaaagagaaatcgagaaaagatccaaataaaactcaaaacaagcaaacaactaaactaaatagaaaacaaaacctaacatcattattttcatgtggattagaccttaacagtaggtacatgtgattagctacgatttgcaaaaagaatcgactcAAACGGGGCtgcgaaactcaagatacaaacgaaacaagatcgaatactaatctgaactaaactcaaattttacattTTCAAAATCAttttcaagttggtttactggaaagaggggatcattacgaagatttaggcgttggtttcatctaatttggataaacaagctaaaagttacgctagttttaaaATCAGGGGCTAAATTGCGAGAAagctattcgcggataggtccctggccgaaaataaacagaaaaagaaaaatctatcggacgaacatcCGCTTGCAGAACCTAACGAACGAATCCGTTCGTTACAGAGGCTAACCAAGTGAACGTTTGCtaaataaaactaaaaataaaaaaccgatctAACCTAACTAACCGAAAAAACCGAAAAGAACTGGACAAAACCGATCGGTTTTACCGGTCTTCGACGGCGGCGGATCGGGTCAATGGCGaggcggtggctccggcgaggctcggCATCGGCAACTAGCGCGACggcaggcagcggcggcggcgcggcgcggctcgACGGCGACTGCGGCGGAGGCGGGCGGTGGTGGCGCGAGTTGGGGAGGAGGGGGCTGGGGCTGATGGCTTATAAAGCGCGGGCGGCGGTAGTGaccgacttggggagggggtcgggcggtGGGGCGAGCTCGGACTCCCTCCGGAGTACGGCGGCGGCACGACAACGAGGGCGGCAGCGCGCTGGGCCTGGCCTGGTTTCGGCTGGGCCGGTccaattaacatttttttaaactgcccgcaaagaaaaatcctaataaataaaaataaaagtccTAAAATTCTAGAAATGATTTTCACCATCCCTACCTAATATTTGGGCAAAGTGAACATTTTCCTGGACTAAatgcattttttttaaaaatgcatatttttctctaatttcaaccaaataaaattgcaaataaaattcaaataaaataatttgacttcaaaatttcttttcaaatatttctcCTCTATTTTGaaaaagtcattttatcttctctcatttatttttattgttcTGAATAATTGCAAGAATTattgaaaatcaaattgatccacttttcaaatttgaaataaattcaaaaaatgaaatTTTAAATGAAACCTCCAACTGTCCCCTTGGGTCctttgagttgcttaagatttcttggatcacaaccaaatgcaataaaatatgaaatgcatatgaatgatctatgtataacatccaaattgaaaatttgggatgttacaaacctaccacccttaagatgaatctcgccctcgagattcgggttggtcaacaaaaaggtgtgggtggtccttgcggagatcttctctctcccaggtggcttcctcctcggtatggtggctccactaaactttgcaaaacttgataaccttgctgcgagtaactcggctggaaaactcgagaatcttgactggcttctcttcataggtcagatcactatccaactgaattacTTCCAGTGGAACTGTATCACTCAGAGGaatgtcggccatctctgcgtggcacttcttcaattgggaaacgtgaaacacatcaagaactcccgacaatccttcaggtaattccaacttgtaagtgatacgtctccaatgtatcgacTTTTtgtcacgcttttcctcttgttttggattctaattttcatgatttgaacgaaactaaccccggactgatgctgttttcagtaaAACTACCATGGTgatgtttttgtgcagaaataaaagttctcggaatggaacgaaactttgcgaggaattttaatggaataaaagaggatttttagagccaagacccaccagagaggggcccctgggtgggcacaacccaccagggtgcgccaaggtgggttgtacccacctggtggccccgctgacgaccccccccccctgacactataaaatcacattattccagaaaaaaatgagggagaaagaattatcgcgatccacgtgacgaagccgccgccaagccctgttcttcctcgggagggcagatctggagtccgtttggggctccggagagtgggatcttcgttcttcgtcatcaccaaccaatctccatcgccaattccatgatgctccccatcgggagtgagtaattccttcgtaggatcgCTAGTAGgtaaggagttggatgagattcatcatgtaatcgagttagttttgttagggcctgatccctagtatccactatgttcttagattgatgttgatatgactttgctatgattaatgcttgtcactttgggcccgggtgccatgatttcagatctggaccgtttatgaattcatcattatatccatgtgttagatccgatcttgcaagttatagtcacctactacgtgttatgatccgacaaccacggagtgagaacaaccgggcccactctcgatgatgaccgtagtttgaggatttcatgtattcactatgttttaatgctttgtttcggttctctattaaaatgaggccttaatatccctatggaccccgctgccatgggagggtaggacaaaagatgtcatgcaagttctattaataaagcatgtatgactatttgcgaaatacatgcctacattatatcgataaactggagctagtgccgtatcgccctaggttataagtgtcacatgatgaatatcatccactaagtcaccgatccaatgcctacaaatttatctcatatattaatcttgctaagttactactgttgctactgctataatatcactgctatcacagttactgttactattgctgctgtcactattatcaaaactatcaaactactttgctactgatcacgttgctgcatataattaatctccatgtgtggttgaattgacaactcaactgctaataccttcagatattctttggctcccctggtgtcaaatctataaatttgagttaaatacttaccctcgaaaactgttgcgatcccctatacttgtgggttataaagacctttttctggcgctgttgccggggagcatagctatatttgttgagtcactttggattattatcaatttatcactatgaagaatctgaaggatccaaagactaagatatttccctcaaggacgaggggaggtaaggaactgccatccagttctgctttagattcaccttctgttatgagtaaacttgaaacaccaccacatgctattaattctgatatgtcgcaagttattgataatgcttatgatgatgctagtaccatgcttgataatgatgatgtgccacttggtaaatttcttgatgaacaaattgctagagtaatacaacatgatgttgttgaatctgatgatgagcttgaaactgaaactcctgaaacacttgctagagctagccctcctagatatgaattgactaaggtaccggaaggctatgttatgagtgaagaggcaactagagatattcttgcttataaggatagagatga comes from Triticum aestivum cultivar Chinese Spring chromosome 5B, IWGSC CS RefSeq v2.1, whole genome shotgun sequence and encodes:
- the LOC123115520 gene encoding F-box/FBD/LRR-repeat protein At1g13570 yields the protein MGNYLTSRITAEKHAHVKQTSKNRNGRPGLKFHDLPEDVLCTILSKLPAKEAVRTSVLSSDWRCTWTACPRLSFGGDDVSKNAKRKHQHTQMFIDRVNAVLTKHSGRAVDQLEIKFIFETKLADHLNNWIRFAMSAHTESLAFDLAPPNNFPDYGDHYRFPFEQFTDNKSVSCLACLQLSFVRFEPPPTGFIGFPNLRKLHLHVVKTTRQDLESVLCSCVNLEWLSLLRCHLKDEMKVVLRPLSHLRYLHVVHCDITKIEFDAPNLSTFVYDGPYRPITLHHATKLENVRFWFRGAVFQHATASLLNGLPDVQNLTLQLGSQRLESRWTLNSPRMFCHLRHAQILLIIHREDSDKILYLVSFLRVAPFIERLEVHFHGLYTLWFATDGPSRQEIPPCEDKYVNLKDVRVTGFKGARGQAEFLMHAVENAPAIEAVTVDTAQKLTDAWDPDEPTPSLDSAALDMVRGPLLKRLPPNAKLSLI